Proteins from a genomic interval of Gordonia sp. SL306:
- a CDS encoding pyridoxal phosphate-dependent aminotransferase produces MRISQRAEAVAPFYAMEFGKRAAELEAAGHDVIKLSIGEPDFGAPPAFLAAVRELTDGRPLTYTGALGLPELRTAIAGFCGTRFGVDVDPRRVVVTSGASAALLLSCAALVDPGDEVLVADPSYPCNRQFAESFGAHVRLVPTTPATRFQLTAELVADTWGEHTRGVMVASPSNPTGTSVPHDELVRICTDVADRDGWRIVDEIYLGLADPGPDGTAPTSILAADPGAIVINSFSKYFGMTGWRLGWCIVPDDLVPVMERLAQNYYICPPTPAQYAALECFTDESLALAEARREEFRIRRELVVDGLARIGLDVPVVPDGAFYVYLDVSRTGLTSSEFCDRALREVHVSLTPGKDFGHHTADDHVRLSYAASTDDLTEGLRRLGEFVGTLRPPA; encoded by the coding sequence ATGAGGATCTCCCAGCGCGCCGAGGCCGTCGCGCCGTTCTATGCGATGGAGTTCGGCAAGCGTGCCGCCGAACTCGAGGCGGCCGGTCACGACGTCATCAAATTGAGCATCGGTGAGCCCGACTTCGGTGCACCACCGGCCTTCCTCGCCGCGGTCCGTGAGCTGACCGACGGGCGGCCGCTGACCTATACCGGGGCACTCGGCTTGCCCGAATTGCGCACGGCGATCGCCGGGTTCTGCGGCACCCGATTCGGCGTGGACGTCGACCCACGGCGAGTGGTCGTCACGTCCGGGGCCTCCGCCGCATTGTTGTTGAGCTGCGCGGCCCTCGTCGATCCGGGCGACGAGGTCCTCGTCGCCGATCCGTCGTATCCGTGCAACCGGCAGTTCGCGGAGAGCTTCGGCGCTCACGTGCGTCTGGTCCCGACCACCCCGGCGACGCGTTTCCAATTGACCGCGGAACTCGTCGCCGACACCTGGGGCGAGCACACCCGGGGAGTGATGGTCGCATCACCGTCCAATCCGACCGGGACGTCGGTGCCGCACGACGAACTGGTGCGGATCTGCACCGACGTGGCCGACCGCGACGGATGGCGGATCGTCGACGAGATCTATCTCGGCCTGGCCGATCCCGGGCCCGACGGCACCGCCCCGACGAGCATCCTGGCCGCAGACCCCGGGGCGATCGTCATCAACAGCTTCTCCAAATACTTCGGGATGACGGGCTGGCGTCTGGGCTGGTGCATCGTGCCCGACGACCTCGTCCCGGTGATGGAGCGACTGGCGCAGAACTACTACATCTGCCCTCCGACACCGGCGCAGTACGCCGCCCTCGAGTGCTTCACCGACGAATCGCTCGCCTTGGCCGAGGCCCGCCGCGAGGAGTTCCGTATTCGGCGCGAATTGGTCGTCGACGGCCTGGCGCGGATCGGACTCGATGTGCCGGTGGTGCCCGACGGCGCGTTCTACGTCTACCTCGACGTCTCGCGGACCGGACTGACGTCGTCGGAGTTCTGTGACCGAGCACTACGCGAGGTACACGTGTCCCTCACCCCGGGAAAGGATTTCGGCCACCACACGGCCGACGATCACGTTCGGCTGTCGTACGCGGCATCGACCGACGACCTGACCGAGGGGTTACGGCGGCTCGGCGAGTTCGTCGGCACGCTCAGGCCACCTGCCTGA
- a CDS encoding aldo/keto reductase has product MSVPTITLNNGVQIPQLGFGVFQIPPEETEAATLAALEVGYRHIDTAEMYGNEKGVGAALAKSGLDRRDVFITSKLNNGFHAYDDALKAADQTLADLGLEQIDLFLIHWPLPGVGDYAETWRALEKFHGDGKARAIGVSNFQRAHLERLFAETDVVPAVNQIEVHPYLTQNALRAFNSEHDIATEAWSPIAQGDVLDDPVLVKIAQEKNRSTAQVTLRWHIQRGDIVFPKSVTRARVEENFALFDFELSAEDVAAIDGLNKDRRRGPNPDEFNYIPES; this is encoded by the coding sequence ATGTCGGTTCCCACAATCACTCTCAACAACGGTGTCCAGATCCCCCAGCTCGGTTTCGGTGTTTTCCAGATCCCGCCGGAGGAGACCGAGGCGGCCACCCTGGCTGCGCTGGAGGTCGGTTACCGCCACATCGACACCGCGGAGATGTACGGGAACGAGAAGGGCGTGGGCGCCGCCCTCGCCAAATCGGGGCTCGATCGTCGCGACGTGTTCATCACCAGCAAACTGAACAACGGCTTCCATGCCTATGACGACGCCCTCAAGGCCGCCGATCAGACCCTCGCCGACCTCGGTCTGGAGCAGATCGACCTGTTCTTGATCCACTGGCCGCTGCCCGGTGTCGGTGACTATGCCGAGACCTGGCGGGCGCTCGAGAAGTTCCACGGCGACGGCAAAGCGCGAGCGATCGGTGTCTCCAACTTCCAGCGCGCCCACCTCGAGCGGTTGTTCGCCGAAACCGATGTGGTGCCGGCGGTCAACCAGATCGAGGTTCATCCCTACCTGACACAGAATGCCTTGCGCGCATTCAACTCCGAGCACGACATCGCGACCGAGGCGTGGTCGCCGATCGCCCAGGGCGACGTCCTCGACGACCCGGTGCTCGTCAAGATAGCCCAGGAGAAGAACCGCAGCACTGCTCAGGTCACCTTGCGCTGGCACATCCAGCGCGGCGACATCGTGTTCCCCAAGTCGGTGACCCGCGCACGGGTCGAGGAGAACTTCGCCCTCTTCGATTTCGAGCTGTCCGCTGAGGACGTGGCTGCCATCGACGGGCTGAACAAGGACCGTCGTCGCGGACCGAACCCCGACGAGTTCAACTACATCCCGGAGAGCTGA